In Corynebacterium hindlerae, the genomic window CCTCCGATGAGATCGGCACCTGCGACGGGGTCGGACGCAAGCAAATGTTCCAACGTGGCCGCATCTACACTTCCCTGTCCGGTGTGGTCTCTATCGAAGGCAAGATCTTAGAAAAGTGGATCGAAACAGGTGAAGAAAAAGGCCCCCTCGGTTACCCAGCCACCGATGAAGAAGGCACCCCAGATGGTGTGGGCCGGTTCAACCGCTTCGCCCTCGGCATGATCTACTGGCACCCCAAGCACGGAGCACACTGGCTTAATCCATTGGTTGCTGCCGTGTGGGGAAAGCATGGGTGGGAGAGATCTCGTTGGGGATACCCTATCGAAGATTCTCAACCACTTCCTTCCGGCACCGGAGTCCAACGATTTGAGCATGGGGACTTCGACCTATTCTCCGAAATTAGCTCACTGGGTAGCCGGAGCATCCATGGAAAGGAAATCAGCAATTTGATTCCTGACTACATGGTTACCGCTGATGCGTATCCAAGTGAATTTACTTTCCGCCCATTCGTTACAGAAGACTCGCTACCATTCCCCGATAATCCGAATAT contains:
- a CDS encoding LGFP repeat-containing protein is translated as MFQRGRIYTSLSGVVSIEGKILEKWIETGEEKGPLGYPATDEEGTPDGVGRFNRFALGMIYWHPKHGAHWLNPLVAAVWGKHGWERSRWGYPIEDSQPLPSGTGVQRFEHGDFDLFSEISSLGSRSIHGKEISNLIPDYMVTADAYPSEFTFRPFVTEDSLPFPDNPNMGGVTIPDNYQYRNTYGLDDFCTFSPDAWNMAGVSVNFRGACARHDMCYLQVKQEFESDSPDAIYAPERRERMRKCDAIFHVNMMTVCRNETLQFSWAAPQCRDVARTYWGGVVARHHKNYFGIVGG